One Leucobacter muris DNA segment encodes these proteins:
- a CDS encoding sugar ABC transporter ATP-binding protein — MAHIEPAVRVRELSRAFGPVRALDGVSFDIPEGEITALLGENGAGKSTLLKILAGLQPPSSGTVTVFGEEVASFDPNTVLTRHSVAIVPQELSLLPDRTVAENVLAGVEPGNRWFPSKAGMRRRTAELLAELDLDIDPGTVVRELDLATQQLVVVARSIARGCRVLILDEPTAMLTPAEAARLFALMGRLKQAGTTIIYVSHRMPEVFELCDQLEVLRDGRHVASWRRDETTPEQAVAAMVGRQLGQFATRAEQGSTARESASPVLEVEQLGGRRHADVSFTVRPGEILGVAGLPDSGRVELLQNIFGAQPGGSGSVRVLGEDYASRSPIASVERRLAFVPGERRAQGLLTTMSVSDNIGALTARSLTRLGLIRRREFDRRAREQAGRLRVKTATMSQGITSLSGGNQQKAMLGRWLAIDPGVIMLDEPTRGVDVGAKAEIYELLFDLAAQGVGILCSSSDLPELLTITDRIAVMREGRLAAVIDSGAATEESIMALATGATASIA; from the coding sequence ATGGCACACATCGAGCCGGCGGTCCGGGTGCGCGAGCTGAGCCGCGCCTTCGGGCCGGTACGCGCCCTCGACGGCGTGAGCTTCGACATCCCCGAGGGCGAGATCACCGCCCTGCTGGGCGAGAACGGGGCCGGCAAGTCGACGCTGCTCAAGATCCTCGCCGGCCTGCAGCCGCCGAGCAGCGGCACCGTCACGGTGTTCGGGGAGGAGGTCGCCTCCTTCGACCCGAACACCGTGCTCACCCGGCACAGCGTGGCCATCGTGCCGCAGGAGCTCTCCCTGCTGCCCGACCGCACGGTGGCCGAGAACGTGCTCGCGGGCGTCGAACCCGGCAACCGCTGGTTCCCCTCGAAAGCCGGCATGCGGCGGCGCACCGCCGAGCTGCTGGCCGAGCTCGATCTCGACATCGACCCGGGCACGGTCGTGCGCGAGCTGGACCTCGCGACGCAGCAGCTCGTGGTGGTCGCCCGCTCGATCGCCCGCGGCTGCCGCGTGCTGATCCTCGACGAGCCCACCGCGATGCTCACCCCTGCGGAGGCCGCCCGGCTCTTCGCCCTGATGGGCCGGCTCAAGCAGGCCGGCACGACCATTATCTACGTCTCGCACCGCATGCCCGAGGTGTTCGAGCTGTGCGATCAGCTCGAGGTGCTGCGCGACGGCAGGCATGTCGCCTCGTGGCGGCGCGACGAGACGACGCCCGAGCAGGCCGTGGCCGCGATGGTTGGCCGCCAGCTCGGCCAGTTCGCCACCCGCGCCGAGCAGGGCTCCACCGCGCGGGAGTCCGCCTCGCCCGTGCTCGAGGTCGAGCAGCTCGGCGGGCGGCGCCACGCGGACGTGAGCTTCACCGTTCGGCCGGGCGAGATCCTGGGCGTCGCCGGGCTGCCCGATTCGGGGCGGGTCGAACTGCTGCAGAACATCTTCGGCGCGCAGCCGGGAGGATCCGGCTCCGTGCGCGTGCTCGGTGAGGACTACGCCTCCCGCTCGCCGATCGCGAGCGTCGAGCGGCGGCTCGCCTTCGTGCCGGGCGAGCGTCGAGCCCAGGGGCTGCTGACGACCATGAGCGTCTCCGACAACATCGGCGCCCTCACGGCCCGGTCGCTCACGAGACTCGGCCTGATCCGCCGTCGCGAGTTCGATCGACGGGCCCGCGAGCAGGCGGGGCGCCTGCGGGTCAAGACCGCGACCATGAGCCAGGGGATCACCTCCCTGTCGGGCGGCAACCAGCAGAAGGCGATGCTCGGCCGGTGGCTCGCCATCGATCCCGGCGTCATCATGCTCGACGAGCCCACCCGCGGCGTGGACGTCGGGGCGAAGGCCGAGATCTACGAGCTGCTGTTCGACCTCGCCGCTCAGGGGGTCGGGATCCTGTGCTCCTCGTCGGACCTGCCCGAACTGCTCACCATCACCGACCGCATCGCGGTGATGCGCGAGGGGCGGCTCGCCGCGGTGATCGACAGCGGCGCCGCGACCGAAGAATCCATCATGGCGCTGGCGACCGGCGCCACCGCATCCATCGCCTAG
- a CDS encoding ABC transporter permease, producing the protein MTTTAALPQKKFDVRAFVHAREAGVLAALVLLFILGAVLSPNFVQADNLLSVGQQIAQIGIMAIGATFVIVNGEIDLSVGSIYALAAISTGMVIAAGIAWPVAVLVGLAVGVLAGLLNGLAVVLLGVPSFIVTLGTLSVFRGATLLISDGAPISLSSSQPGVAEFTLLGQGRLFGIVPMQLIFFAVIAAIGVVLLSRSRFGFNTYAVGGNQEAARLVGINVKRVKVGAFVLSGLTAAMAGVLGLSFLSYVQGVTGTGLELTVISAVIIGGAALFGGSGTMLGTVIGVAFIGLLQNILNINGISSFWQTVVTGLVIIAAVAADTWQRKRKTRA; encoded by the coding sequence ATGACCACCACCGCTGCGCTTCCGCAGAAGAAGTTCGACGTCCGCGCGTTCGTGCACGCGCGCGAGGCGGGGGTGCTCGCGGCGCTCGTGCTGCTGTTCATCCTGGGAGCGGTGCTCTCGCCCAACTTCGTGCAGGCCGACAACCTGCTCTCGGTCGGTCAGCAGATCGCGCAGATCGGGATCATGGCCATCGGGGCGACGTTCGTGATCGTCAACGGCGAGATCGACCTCTCGGTGGGCTCCATCTACGCCCTCGCGGCGATCAGCACCGGAATGGTGATCGCCGCCGGCATCGCCTGGCCGGTGGCCGTGCTCGTCGGCCTGGCCGTCGGCGTGCTCGCCGGGCTGCTCAACGGCCTCGCCGTCGTGCTGCTCGGAGTGCCCTCCTTCATCGTGACCCTCGGCACGCTGAGCGTGTTCCGGGGCGCCACCCTGCTCATCTCGGACGGCGCCCCCATCTCGCTGAGCTCGTCGCAGCCCGGAGTCGCCGAGTTCACCCTGCTCGGGCAGGGGCGGCTGTTCGGGATCGTGCCGATGCAGCTCATCTTCTTCGCCGTCATCGCGGCCATCGGCGTCGTGCTGCTCTCGCGCTCGCGCTTCGGGTTCAACACCTACGCGGTCGGCGGCAATCAGGAGGCCGCTCGTCTCGTCGGCATCAACGTCAAGCGGGTGAAGGTCGGCGCCTTCGTGCTCTCCGGCCTGACCGCAGCCATGGCGGGCGTGCTCGGCCTCTCGTTCCTGTCGTACGTGCAGGGCGTCACGGGCACCGGCCTCGAGCTGACCGTGATCTCGGCGGTGATCATCGGAGGCGCGGCGCTCTTCGGCGGCAGCGGCACGATGCTCGGCACCGTGATCGGGGTCGCGTTCATCGGGCTGCTGCAGAACATCCTCAACATCAACGGCATCTCGTCGTTCTGGCAGACGGTCGTCACCGGCCTCGTGATCATCGCGGCCGTCGCCGCCGACACCTGGCAGCGCAAGCGCAAGACCCGCGCCTGA
- a CDS encoding ribokinase: protein MKIAVVGSYGVGLTMRVPRFPSAGETVSGGSFASEHGGKGSNQAIGAARLGARVSFLTAIGDDAHGRAARELWAREDVDAERVVTAQGPTMVGFIEVDPSGENRIAIAPGALDELDAEAVEAFRPEIERADVLVVSMEIPRAAVAAALRIGRLCGTRTLLNPAPARRLPDEVWADIDVITPNQTEAPVLLGLVADHGLDDVALATMLQQRTGGCAILTRGGHGALIADAEGVRPVQAHAVANVVDTTGAGDSFTAALAVGLATARSVDAAAELAAAAGAHAVTVAGVIPSLPTAEQLGLPRPTQNGEAR from the coding sequence ATGAAGATTGCGGTAGTCGGAAGCTACGGCGTCGGCCTCACGATGCGAGTGCCGCGCTTCCCCTCAGCGGGTGAGACCGTCAGCGGCGGCTCGTTCGCGAGCGAGCACGGCGGCAAGGGATCCAATCAGGCGATCGGCGCCGCGCGCCTCGGCGCGCGCGTCAGCTTCCTGACCGCGATCGGAGACGATGCCCACGGAAGGGCGGCCCGCGAGCTCTGGGCCCGGGAGGACGTCGACGCCGAGCGCGTCGTCACCGCGCAGGGGCCGACGATGGTCGGCTTCATCGAGGTCGACCCCTCGGGCGAGAACCGCATCGCAATCGCCCCCGGCGCGCTCGACGAGCTCGACGCCGAGGCCGTCGAGGCGTTCCGCCCCGAGATCGAGCGGGCGGACGTGCTCGTGGTGTCGATGGAGATCCCCCGTGCGGCGGTCGCCGCGGCGCTGCGCATCGGCCGTCTCTGCGGCACCCGCACGCTGCTCAACCCCGCCCCCGCCAGGCGGCTCCCGGACGAGGTCTGGGCCGACATCGACGTGATCACCCCGAACCAGACCGAGGCGCCGGTGCTCCTCGGCCTGGTCGCCGACCACGGGCTCGACGACGTGGCGCTCGCGACCATGCTGCAGCAGCGCACGGGCGGGTGCGCGATCCTCACGCGCGGGGGCCACGGCGCGCTCATCGCCGACGCCGAGGGGGTGCGACCGGTGCAGGCGCACGCGGTCGCCAACGTGGTCGACACGACCGGCGCCGGCGACTCCTTCACGGCCGCCCTGGCCGTCGGGCTGGCCACCGCCCGCTCGGTCGACGCCGCCGCCGAGCTGGCCGCGGCCGCCGGCGCGCACGCCGTGACCGTCGCCGGCGTCATCCCCTCACTGCCCACCGCCGAACAGCTCGGCCTGCCCCGCCCCACCCAGAACGGAGAAGCCCGATGA
- a CDS encoding cache domain-containing protein — MITAADRALESGIETVDEFFDGVFAPLDAWLPRLSEQLRQQLRGGPMSGAQLAALVEPEAHAILDASDRPLYGAGYCASESVVSEGNPLAWWQGPERSLLASSTFGPGQAAIDLVRLEWYRVPLATGERHVAGPFVDYLCSNEITITSSIPVMLDGGFAGVVCADVLVSSLEGVLLPSVAELPEATLVNAGGRVVVSSDPGYETGDRFAGGGLDSLDDSVRVARSSRYPFALVAPR; from the coding sequence GTGATTACGGCAGCGGATCGCGCGCTCGAGAGCGGGATCGAGACGGTCGACGAGTTCTTCGACGGCGTCTTCGCGCCGCTCGACGCCTGGCTCCCCCGCCTGAGCGAGCAGTTGCGGCAGCAGCTGCGCGGCGGCCCGATGAGCGGCGCCCAGCTCGCGGCGCTCGTGGAGCCCGAGGCTCACGCGATCCTCGACGCCTCCGACCGCCCGCTCTACGGCGCCGGGTACTGCGCGAGCGAGAGCGTGGTCTCGGAGGGCAATCCGCTCGCCTGGTGGCAGGGCCCCGAGCGCAGCCTGCTCGCCTCGTCCACCTTCGGGCCGGGCCAGGCCGCGATCGACCTCGTGCGCCTCGAGTGGTACCGCGTGCCGCTGGCCACGGGCGAGCGCCACGTCGCCGGCCCCTTCGTCGACTACCTCTGCTCGAACGAGATCACGATCACGTCGTCGATCCCCGTGATGCTCGACGGCGGCTTCGCCGGTGTGGTCTGCGCCGATGTGCTCGTGTCGTCGCTCGAGGGCGTGCTGCTGCCGAGCGTCGCGGAACTGCCCGAGGCGACGCTCGTGAACGCGGGCGGGCGCGTGGTCGTGTCGAGCGACCCGGGGTACGAGACGGGCGATCGATTCGCGGGCGGCGGCCTCGACTCGCTCGACGACTCGGTGCGGGTGGCCCGCTCGTCGCGCTACCCGTTCGCGCTCGTCGCCCCGCGCTAG
- a CDS encoding FadR/GntR family transcriptional regulator, giving the protein MNSSLTQSPPSRLRTAAFAPIGEEGRTEQVVSRIVQAISVGAFTEGERLPSETELSGLLGVAVVTVREALGALRHRGLIETRRGRHGGSFVRSSHGAVEEVNARALAAMPRVALADLGVHYEVIVGACADYACLRATAEELDVVRGLLDAARDLTPELWRRRVTEVQLELAALSQSVRLTNEHVRVQTEFTPLLALQDLDAAARRCTHDALASQIEATRAGDAAAARSVVRESVRGSVRWLVAFRAELLADPRDEVFRATLDSRRADDRSG; this is encoded by the coding sequence GTGAACAGCTCGCTCACGCAGTCGCCTCCGAGCCGCCTGCGCACCGCCGCCTTCGCCCCGATCGGCGAGGAGGGCCGCACCGAGCAGGTGGTCTCGCGCATCGTGCAGGCGATCTCGGTCGGCGCCTTCACCGAGGGCGAGCGGCTGCCGAGCGAGACCGAACTCTCCGGGCTGCTGGGCGTGGCCGTCGTCACGGTGCGCGAAGCGCTGGGCGCGCTGCGGCACCGGGGCCTCATCGAGACGCGGCGCGGGAGGCACGGCGGCAGCTTCGTCCGGTCGAGCCACGGCGCGGTCGAGGAGGTCAACGCGCGGGCGCTCGCGGCGATGCCGCGCGTCGCGCTCGCCGACCTGGGCGTGCACTACGAGGTGATCGTGGGAGCCTGCGCCGACTACGCCTGCCTGCGCGCGACGGCCGAGGAGCTCGACGTGGTGCGCGGCCTGCTCGACGCCGCCCGCGATCTGACCCCCGAACTCTGGCGCCGACGCGTCACCGAGGTGCAGCTCGAGCTCGCGGCGCTCAGCCAGTCGGTGCGCCTCACCAACGAGCACGTGCGCGTGCAGACGGAGTTCACCCCGCTGCTCGCCCTGCAGGACCTCGACGCGGCCGCGCGCCGGTGCACCCACGATGCGCTCGCCTCCCAGATCGAGGCGACCCGCGCGGGCGACGCCGCCGCGGCGCGCTCCGTCGTGCGCGAGAGCGTGCGGGGCTCGGTGCGCTGGCTCGTCGCCTTCCGCGCCGAGCTGCTCGCCGACCCGCGCGACGAGGTGTTTCGTGCCACACTGGACTCACGCCGGGCGGACGACCGCTCCGGGTGA
- a CDS encoding ABC transporter ATP-binding protein: MRHTTPADEHGQAAVSVQGVHKQFGDLVAVKDLDIDIRAGEFFSMLGPSGSGKTTVLRMIAGFEEPTSGRILLHGQDVTASAPFDREVNTVFQDYALFPHLTIAENVAYGLTVRGISKAERARLVGEALEQVQLSHVAERRPSQLSGGQRQRIALARALILRPKVLLLDEPLGALDKQLREQMQFELKQIQREVGITFVFVTHDQEEALTLSDRVAVFNNGRIEQVGSPREVYEFPQTEFVARFLGITNLLAGDAALAILGESSPHSVRPERVQIADPAAPATDGTISLSGRVLETVYAGAHTRYLVETESGMRFISEKQNNQSPRTDPVQRGDTVSLRFERSHAVAVPGTAVAAPGEPAAV, translated from the coding sequence ATGCGCCACACCACCCCCGCCGACGAGCACGGCCAGGCGGCCGTCTCCGTCCAGGGCGTCCACAAGCAGTTCGGCGACCTCGTCGCGGTCAAAGACCTCGACATCGACATCCGCGCCGGCGAGTTCTTCTCCATGCTCGGCCCCTCCGGGTCGGGCAAGACGACGGTGCTGCGCATGATCGCCGGCTTCGAGGAGCCGACCTCCGGCCGCATCCTGCTGCACGGCCAGGACGTCACCGCCTCCGCGCCGTTCGACCGAGAGGTCAACACCGTCTTCCAGGACTACGCTCTCTTCCCCCACCTCACCATCGCCGAGAACGTCGCCTACGGCCTCACAGTGCGCGGCATCTCCAAGGCCGAGCGGGCGCGCCTCGTCGGCGAGGCCCTCGAACAGGTGCAGCTCTCCCACGTCGCCGAGCGCCGCCCCTCGCAGCTCTCGGGCGGCCAGCGGCAGCGCATCGCACTCGCACGCGCACTGATCCTGCGCCCCAAGGTGCTGCTGCTCGACGAACCCCTCGGCGCTCTCGACAAGCAGCTGCGCGAGCAGATGCAGTTCGAGCTCAAGCAGATCCAGCGCGAGGTCGGGATCACCTTCGTGTTCGTCACCCACGACCAGGAGGAGGCGCTCACGCTCTCCGACCGGGTCGCCGTGTTCAACAACGGCAGGATCGAGCAGGTCGGCAGCCCCCGAGAGGTCTACGAGTTTCCCCAGACCGAGTTCGTGGCCCGCTTCCTCGGCATCACGAACCTGCTCGCCGGCGACGCCGCCCTCGCCATCCTGGGCGAGAGCTCGCCCCACAGCGTGCGCCCCGAACGGGTGCAGATCGCCGACCCCGCCGCGCCCGCGACCGACGGCACGATCTCGCTCTCCGGCCGAGTGCTCGAGACCGTCTACGCGGGCGCCCACACCCGCTACCTCGTCGAGACCGAGAGCGGCATGCGCTTCATCTCCGAGAAGCAGAACAACCAGAGCCCCCGCACCGACCCCGTGCAGCGCGGCGACACCGTCAGTCTGCGCTTCGAGCGCAGCCACGCGGTCGCGGTCCCCGGCACGGCGGTCGCCGCACCCGGCGAACCGGCCGCGGTCTGA